In the Salvelinus namaycush isolate Seneca chromosome 35, SaNama_1.0, whole genome shotgun sequence genome, one interval contains:
- the LOC120029481 gene encoding myozenin-1-like, which produces MPLSTPAPPKRKKANKIITDLTNITQDDEESDPEASEFDLGTKIKTPKDTMLEELSLMTNKGSKMFRRRQQRVERFIVTNENMQNLQSLVPSLGCEMMAPPPEPEPEHEEEVLDKEAEKEKRRQQYVRTYVSPWERAMRGDESLTATMHHCMAGPHPPHEMPKFKSFNRSAMPYGGSEKAGGHMTFEPPEILFAPLELEPLPSLQADIRSRPSFNRTPIGWVCNPEDNSHIHMQLDNMPPFDGETDNL; this is translated from the exons ATGCCTCTCTCAACTCCCGCCCCCCCAAAGAGGAAGAAGGCCAACAAGATCATTACTGATCTGACCAACATCACCCAGGACG ATGAAGAATCGGACCCCGAGGCATCAGAGTTTGATCTGGGCACTAAGATCAAGACTCCTAAAGACACCATGCTGGAGGAATTGTCTCTTATGACCAACAAGGGATCCAAGATGTTCAGGAGGAGACAACAGAGGGTGGAGCGCTTCATCGTCACCAACGAGAATAtg CAGAATCTCCAGAGCCTAGTTCCGTCCCTGGGTTGTGAAATGATGGCCCCACCACCCGAGCCTGAACCTGAGCACG aggaggaggtgttggataaggaggcggagaaagagaagaggaggcAGCAGTATGTGCGTACTTATGTGTCTCCATGGGAACGGGCCATGAGGGGAGACGAGTCTCTGACTGCCACCATGCACCACTGCATGGCTGGACCACACCCCCCCCACGAAATGCCCAAGTTTAAGAGCTTCAACAG GTCGGCCATGCCTTATGGCGGCTCCGAGAAGGCGGGAGGCCACATGACCTTCGAGCCTCCTGAGATCCTATTCGCCCCATTGGAGCTGGAGCCTCTCCCTTCCCTGCAGGCGGACATTAGGTCCCGCCCCTCGTTCAACCGCACCCCCATCGGTTGGGTGTGCAACCCGGAGGACAACTCACACATCCACATGCAGTTGGACAACATGCCTCCCTTCGACGGCGAGACGGACaatctgtag